ttcctcacctaccaaagagcctacgtTACAACCGAAAagaaagacctttcggacttttgatgcttaatcacattgagtagaggagggattagactttgagcaagcctatggtaaactttgcatgatgcatgatttgagtgattTACACTTTacctttatacactttgagagtgagagaaagaacacttcccatctttggaagtttgccacatgtgagtgcttgaattcaaggtgttccacgagttagtaatgaaagtgcactattaagccttgcttgatttgattgtgttaatccatgcttaatctattctttcatcttttgaggcaattatgacgtctagtccttgtgcattccgtgcgtctattcttgtgtctttagtgttttgttcgaggacaaacaaaaatgtaagtttgggggagttgatacgctcggattttgcactgttttaaggccattatttggtccgtttttgttatcaaaatcactctacatgtccattatttgcatattctatacattttggtattttgacgtgttttgtgagaaatgtgcatatttgagccgaaaaggggagtaaaaacgcatagtctggaaatctggagtcagacggcgaccggcgaccgccgcgaagttgtacggcgaccgccggcgcccggcggtcagagctatgtggcggcccgcctcggaaatttacgctaggagaagagtctcgcccggcgaccgccggaggacatgtggcggtccgccaccgaagggtcagagtctctggactccaacgcggcgaccgccggccaaggtgcggcggcccgccggagaaaggcggcgaatccgaccagccctagatttgctccaagatttaccaaattttgaagatcttttccttctatgatgaggaataatcttcccctataaataggacctcaagcttcatcaaaagagagttttttttccgacacacaacaagaacacattcatagagatcaaaagctagagtacttcaattgtgcaaggagttgaagaaggatttcaagaacatcaagaacgacaaggattcaacctacgggttttatttgctttagttttatgttcaaattgctttcccttcaatctatgtttttagtttattcagtcatgtgtaactaaactcataggattctagggatgtgttagtagcaactttggttatacaattccgttttctatttaatatccgttttgtttttactttgtttcttccctaagttaatcatgatgcttcataattgagtgacacaattatgtatgattcaatacaacttgcttcataactgtgacagagttctagcgagttagatccacttagtagacactacagttagcttcctttaaaacggcactgttaattgagagtgaggacttttcaagggtcttaggagctttttggagttacgtgttaggattgacaaccctaatgttagtaatcaacgtttgtatcgcatgagcataagctaggtgactcgtcctttcaaagtattaactgtgctagggtattgtagtttggaatttgtataaccataaaagcgaaagcacatccctggaattccccttatctctatacttttctctccgtgatttgcttgtttttagttgtttactgtttttaatatttactgttttcaaaaagtttccAATAATTCTTgcttctccagatagtaattgagttctagtagaagatagacactttgtgtacatcttccccgtgttcgatacccggtactaaccttttgctatactatacctactctgtatacttgcaggtatttatagtgcaaataaaaagtgcatcccCTGAATAGAGATGCATACGAGTTCTGCAAGGGCTGTGACCGTTGCCAACTGACCGGTGGGATCTCCGCGAGGGATGAAATGCCGCAAGTTCCAGTAATAGTTTGTGAGGTGTTCGATATCTGGGgtatggacttcatgggtccTTTTCCCTCATCTTATGGGAACTCCTACATCCTGGTGGCAGTTGACTACGTATCAAAATGGATAGAAGCCAAAGCCACAAGCACTTGTGAATCTAAGGAAGTCACCAAGTTCCTCAAGAGTCATATATTCAGCCGATTTGGAATACCAAGGGCAATCATCTCCGATCAAGGCACTCACTTCTGCAACCGAACGGTCGaagcattgatgaagaagtacgGAGTTCATCACCGCCTATCCAGTCCTTACCACCCTCAAGCCAACGGGCAAGCAGAGATCTCAAACAGGGAAATAAAGAGCATTTTAGAGAAGACAGTCAACCCCTCCAGAAAAGATTGGAGCACAAGGTTGGAAGATGCTCTGTGGGCATATCGCACAGCCTACAAAACTCCTATCGGGATGTCCCCCTATCGCATCGTCTTTGGGAAGATGTGTCACTTGCCAGTAGGAATTGAACACCGAGCATACTGGGCAGTACAACAGGTTAATGTGGATGCTAAGGCctgtgaagaggaaaggaagctACAACTACAGGAGCTGGAAGAACTCAGATTGGAGTCGTTCGActcagccatgtggtacaaggagaaaacaaagatgtggcacgacaaaaatctgagaaccaaggatctccaagttggtcagaaagtactactcttcCAGTCAAGATTGAAGCTAATGCCTGGGAAGCTCAAGTCCAAATGGGCAGGACCTTACATTATCACTGCATTACGTGCTAATGGAGCGGTCGAGATTTCAGGGAGTATCCCTAACTCCGAACCTTTTGTCGTTAATGGACatagattgaaaatatatagggaaaatgaagaggtgtgtgtagtggaagaaattccactacaCTTTAATAGCGTCTAAATGACCAGTAGGAAAGGGATTTGGAGTTCCACCTGGTTGATGTCATATGATTTGTACTTACTGACCGGGTAAAACTTCAAATACCcttagtaatgatgtaaatattgtagatatttagtaatttaacttaagttaagaaggaaaaacaacaaaaagatttttcggatcttaaatattaattcggAGTTCGTACTGACCACGAGGATACCACTTGGGTGAAACTCTGAATTGTATTAAAGAgccatttatttgctttacTACTATTTCTAGCTAATTGGAAGAGGGGGGATGAGtaaagtttgaaattttggGGTGTTGCAGCTTTGCAGGCGAGTGCAGAGGCTGGGAGGCGCGTGGAGCAAGGACGTGACAGGCAACGTCCAATCAGCTGCCAGAAAGCGCAACCGCCTTCCACACGAAGCGTCTCAACCGGGCGACCGCCTACAACcggtcaaaaccctcaactacCCACCCCTCTATAAAACACCAAACCGCCTACTCCCCTTCACTTTACAAACCCTTACCTGCATTCTCTCACCCACAACCACCACCCCACTCCGAAAACCACCACCCACTACAGAAACCACCGCGAACCACCACCGGTACAGTCATGGCAAAGAGAAAGGCAACAAACAACCCAGCATCTACCACCGGCGAAGCCCCGTCAGAAGTCCAAGCAACAGCCGAGTCGCAGCCGCCAAGCCCACAACGATCACAGCCACCGCCGACGACACAAATTCCGGCGATGGTTCCTTTAGACGCACTGGCGGCGTTTCTAAGGCAACAAGACCCCAACAGAGACTGGACAACAACCCTAGCCGGATTTAGCCTAACCGGAGGAATGCCGGCGACATCAAACCCTACCCCAACTGCAACCACAGAAAACCCACCCACCACCACCCCAAGAACCTCAATTCCGACATCCGAACAGATTTCCACAACAGTAACTGCACAATCAGAACCCTCCCACCCTTCTCCCATACACCAACAAACAGAGCCGCTCGACGTCAGCCCTCTTTCCGCCTATCAAGATCCCAACTGGGGAGAAACAGAAGAAAAGGAGAGTGGGGAGAGAGCAAGCGCGAGCGAAAAAGAGGAAGCAGAGGAGATAATGGCCACTGAGGCCAAAATCGATGAAGCAGAGAGGGAGGAGATAGATCTGAACGCAATGGCCAGGAGGCAAGGGTTAATGACGGAAGATAAATTCCAAGCGGTTTTGGGCAAGGGGGATAGGATCGTGGTAAACCCTGAAGGGGTGGCTGAGGTACTGGACCTCGCATCCCAGGCAGTAGGGAAGGGGGAAGCAACAAAGGAAGCAGAAAGGTCGGAAGGGGTAGTCCGCCAATCAGTGGAGGAGAAGACAGACGTACAACCAGAAAAGGCCGAACAACTTGAAGAGGAGAAGCAAGAGCCAGAAACACATCAAGAGGAAGCCTCAGTAGTAACTAAACCGGAACCAGTAAAGAGGAGGCTAGTGTTGAAAAACGACCCCAAGGTAGAAAGGCAGAAACCCCAAAGAGTGTCACAGAGATGCTTAGGAAAGTGGAAGTCCAACAAGGCAGGAGCAAACACAGCAGCAGATGCAGTGGAGGTTTCGAGTGAAGACGAGAagactactcctacaaaacctgGGGAGGAGCCCTCGAAAGCTAGCCAGGAGGACACCCAAATGGCAACAAGGACAGTATCAGCAAGGCCGACTGACCAGGAGGAGAATACTGACAAGGTGGCTGAGGGTCCGGACCTCGCATCGAGTCAGTAGGTCGGGAAGAGGCAGCAAGAAGTGATACTAGTACCCGCGTGGTGACCAAGCCTACCACCCAGGAGGACGTTTCAACACAAGCCGACGGAGACATAGAGGCAATGGAAATCGAAGACACCAAGTACATTCAAGAAAGGAAGAGAAAGGGGAAGGCCCCTGTCAAGAAGAAACAAGTCATGAAGAAACAGCGCACTGCCAATGCCAGCATAGTGATCAGAGAGCCGGAAGAGAAAGGGAGATCAAGCGACAGCGACTACACTTCCAGCGAGGAGTCTAACTCGGAGAGTGATATCTCTCTGGAAGGAGAAGAATATCATGAGCAGCAGCTCCCCGACAACCACCTTGAACTAGTCCATCCTCCGGTAGAGAGGATCGTGTACCGGCGGTGGAGGGTAACGCTCACTGATGAGcttatggaggacatgaagcaCTACGACACCAAAAAGCTTCAAGACGCATTTGACGACAAGGACGACAGTAGCAAGCAAGTCAAGTGCGGAAAGGTATTCCACATACCCTCTTTGGATGTGTTGTCTTTTCGTGATTCCTTCCTGGCCAGTATGGAAGCATTGGGTTTTGAATGGCTGTTAGAGAATAGAGACCCGGAAATATCTGTGTGATTAGCGAAGGAGTTCATCACCACGTTTAGGTTCCAACTCACTACGGACCTAGACGAGGTGTCAATTTCCTTTAGGATATTCGGTGGAGAACTGTCCATGAGTCTGATAGAGTGGACTGTGCGACTGGGTATGTGTAGCCTGGAGGAGGCTATAGGACCGGACTGGAGAAGCCGTGAGAGGGGGGTACCGAGGCGACATATAGAATTTGAGCCCCAGGAAGCCTGGGAGGAGCTAACCCACCCCGATGCTGGCCAGTTCGCCTCCACTAAATCCAGATCCACCCACTTCAACAATTCCATACTGCGATTGGTGCAACTCTACTTAGGCTATAACCTACTGGGGCAGAGCAACTCCGCTGCAAGAACGTCCATGACCGAATTGTACATGGTATGGTGCGCTAAGCATGGAAGAAAACTGCACTTGGGATTTTGGACAGCCTACCAATGCCACCTGATAGCCACCTACCCAGCTAGAAACTTGTCGCTCTGCCACATACTAGGAGCCTTCGTGCGCAACAACATCATCACAACAGAGGCCGAAGACATGTCTCCAATGTACATGGTCGACGCTCCTGGCCTATTTGATATACCCTTCTTCGTCCGCGCCAACTTAGTATACTACAGAGAAGGAGTACCCCAGTTCTACCAAATGGGAGAAGCCCCTGGAGGAAGGGCACAACAAGGCCAGGAGGTGCAAGCTGTCCAGATCGACCAAGCGCAGAGGCTGAGGCAAGAAAACCTGGAGAGGGCAGTGACTGAGCTGGCTGAGGAGAATAGACAATCGCGGGCAGAGATGGCAAAGCTGACAACCCTAATGGAGAGCATCTTAAAGGAGTTGGCAAGAGGGAAAGCAAGCAGTGGAGCTGGAACAAGCGGACGTGGAGGACAGGAGGAAGAACCCACCGGACCTGAGGAAAAAGAAGGCGATGGACAACAGGAGGATGATGACAACCAACCCGAACCTACTGAAGAAGAACCAACGGACCCACCTACACAGAACCCTGCACCAAGAAGGAGCAGGAGGAACATCTGATCGAACCACCCCCAACTGAccagttagttttctttttaatttttaagtttttttctcttttgtttatgttttcatacttttattaaatagttagaattatgtgttttaattGTGAGCAAACCTCATTCGTAACATTTAGCCTATGcaatagtctaagtgtgagaagtaaaGGGTTTGCTCCTTTGGTGAATGTATTTTAGTATGTTTATCTTTGTGTTTTATCGTGGGCATGTTACCTCACACTTAGCCTACTGCGTAATCTAAGTGTGAggagtttatatgtttatatttcatgTTGGTAAATATTTTGCTCTGCTTTGTTTATAAATCTAGGTATATATTtgaaactctcccacttagcctattgcatagtctaagtgtgagaagttttgaGATATAATATGTATTTCTTATAAATGTGTGTCTGTCATACTAGCCATTCCCAATTTTCACTTCACAGCCCGTATCTGGGGCAGACACTTGTGAAGTGAGAGGGGGGAGCAAATGGCCagtatgacatgtatatatgtgttatttgagtcagtgcatgttagtttttttttttagggtttgttaggtctaggaattatgtgtcatgttttttttatgaatgggcttaaaactcaactgcctcgaactgacggtgaggggaattgagggagataaggcatgccggaaaacagaaaccacccctccagtaacccctagtcagtatagatgatgcaagtatgaaggaaaaacTCATCCCTTAGGTCAGACACGAAAGTCCTCTTAAAAGGTGAGTTAGAAACCCCAAAGTGGAACTACTTTCCACTAAATactgaaaaaagaagagaggctACCACATGATGTCTAGGGCAAGGTGACCACGTGTAGCAAACCCTGAAGGCAGTAGGAAaccccccccccaaaaaaaaaaaaaaaaacttacccTTAGAACCCCATTTTCTAGCCTGACTTATACCCCGAAATAACCCATCAGCCACTAGAACTGTGTGCGTGCAAGGCATG
The nucleotide sequence above comes from Salvia hispanica cultivar TCC Black 2014 chromosome 5, UniMelb_Shisp_WGS_1.0, whole genome shotgun sequence. Encoded proteins:
- the LOC125189905 gene encoding microtubule-associated protein RP/EB family member 1-like, producing MAKRKATNNPASTTGEAPSEVQATAESQPPSPQRSQPPPTTQIPAMVPLDALAAFLRQQDPNRDWTTTLAGFSLTGGMPATSNPTPTATTENPPTTTPRTSIPTSEQISTTVTAQSEPSHPSPIHQQTEPLDVSPLSAYQDPNWGETEEKESGERASASEKEEAEEIMATEAKIDEAEREEIDLNAMARRQGLMTEDKFQAVLGKGDRIVVNPEGVAEVLDLASQAVGKGEATKEAERSEGVVRQSVEEKTDVQPEKAEQLEEEKQEPETHQEEASVVTKPEPVKRRLVLKNDPKVERQKPQRVSQRCLGKWKSNKAGANTAADAVEVSSEDEKTTPTKPGEEPSKASQEDTQMATRTVSARPTDQEENTDKVAEGPDLASSQ